One genomic segment of Carassius auratus strain Wakin chromosome 29, ASM336829v1, whole genome shotgun sequence includes these proteins:
- the LOC113048532 gene encoding uncharacterized protein LOC113048532 isoform X2: MRLNRINSRADMVLSSSQQLVMAFTAVLLVFVLFPRMFGGRDGPGPGVGPGSVKSQHQFHRSAAPQMSQSVENMQQMKKLMEQEMKSDKYKSNSNKGYVFTLMPIYAIGVGLFAAYKFLKIKSSSDSEAQKAKTAQGVKKSAETENQLNELEQRLTQTEKMLNSILTQLDPLTNCVKSVALEQKNEIMSQLHCIRQIMKKRGMECPSIRIEEPTCERNLDKLIETLAASERLPETRQDSQTQAEVQPRDPRELTPESEGEEELEEDEDEENKCTEGSESDSSMPSLEDSADIGGDDVTVAQKPPEDLTAGLRKRNRPE, translated from the exons ATGCGATTGAACCGAATTAATTCTCGAGCAGACATGGTCCTGTCGTCCTCGCAGCAGCTCGTCATGGCGTTCACCGCGGTGCTGCTGGTGTTCGTGCTGTTCCCGCGCATGTTCGGCGGCAGAGACG gtcCTGGTCCCGGGGTCGGTCCTGGAAGTGTGAAGAGTCAGCATCAGTTTCACAGGAGCGCAGCACCGCAGATGTCTCAGAGCGTGGAGAACATGCAGCAGATGAAGAAACTCATGGAGCAGGAGATGAAAAGTGACAAATACAAATCTAACAGCAATAAGGGCTACGTCTTCACCCTCATGCCCATCTACGCCATCGGTGTCGGGCTCTTCGCCGCGTATAAGTTTCTAAAG ATTAAATCTTCAAGCGATTCTGAAGCTCAAAAAGCAAAAACAGCTCAAGGAGTGAAGAAATCAGCGgagaccg AGAATCAGCTGAACGAGCTGGAGCAGAGACTCACTCAAACCGAGAAGATGCTCAACTCCATCCTGACCCAGCTGGACCCGCTCACCAACTG TGTGAAGTCTGTTGCATTGGAGCAGAAGAACGAGATCATGTCGCAGCTGCACTGCATTCGGCAGATAATGAAGAAGAGAGGCATGGAGTGTCCGAGCATCAGGATAGAGG AGCCGACATGTGAGCGCAATCTAGACAAACTCATCGAGACTTTGGCCGCATCCGAAAGGCTTCCAGAAACTCGTCAGGATTCACAAACGCAGGCTGAAGTACAGCCACGTGATCCCCGAGAGCTCACGCCTGAGTCTGAGGGagaggaagagctggaggaagacGAGGATGAGGAGAACAAGTGCACGGAGGGAAGCGAGAGTGACTCTAGTATGCCGTCCCTCGAGGACTCGGCCGACATCGGTGGAGATGATGTTACAGTCGCTCAGAAACCTCCAGAAGATCTGACGGCTGGATTACGGAAACGCAACAGGCCTGAGTAA
- the LOC113048532 gene encoding uncharacterized protein LOC113048532 isoform X1, with product MRLNRINSRADMVLSSSQQLVMAFTAVLLVFVLFPRMFGGRDGQSFEPRSNRRGPGPGVGPGSVKSQHQFHRSAAPQMSQSVENMQQMKKLMEQEMKSDKYKSNSNKGYVFTLMPIYAIGVGLFAAYKFLKIKSSSDSEAQKAKTAQGVKKSAETENQLNELEQRLTQTEKMLNSILTQLDPLTNCVKSVALEQKNEIMSQLHCIRQIMKKRGMECPSIRIEEPTCERNLDKLIETLAASERLPETRQDSQTQAEVQPRDPRELTPESEGEEELEEDEDEENKCTEGSESDSSMPSLEDSADIGGDDVTVAQKPPEDLTAGLRKRNRPE from the exons ATGCGATTGAACCGAATTAATTCTCGAGCAGACATGGTCCTGTCGTCCTCGCAGCAGCTCGTCATGGCGTTCACCGCGGTGCTGCTGGTGTTCGTGCTGTTCCCGCGCATGTTCGGCGGCAGAGACGGTCAGTCGTTCGAGCCGCGATCCAACAGGAGAG gtcCTGGTCCCGGGGTCGGTCCTGGAAGTGTGAAGAGTCAGCATCAGTTTCACAGGAGCGCAGCACCGCAGATGTCTCAGAGCGTGGAGAACATGCAGCAGATGAAGAAACTCATGGAGCAGGAGATGAAAAGTGACAAATACAAATCTAACAGCAATAAGGGCTACGTCTTCACCCTCATGCCCATCTACGCCATCGGTGTCGGGCTCTTCGCCGCGTATAAGTTTCTAAAG ATTAAATCTTCAAGCGATTCTGAAGCTCAAAAAGCAAAAACAGCTCAAGGAGTGAAGAAATCAGCGgagaccg AGAATCAGCTGAACGAGCTGGAGCAGAGACTCACTCAAACCGAGAAGATGCTCAACTCCATCCTGACCCAGCTGGACCCGCTCACCAACTG TGTGAAGTCTGTTGCATTGGAGCAGAAGAACGAGATCATGTCGCAGCTGCACTGCATTCGGCAGATAATGAAGAAGAGAGGCATGGAGTGTCCGAGCATCAGGATAGAGG AGCCGACATGTGAGCGCAATCTAGACAAACTCATCGAGACTTTGGCCGCATCCGAAAGGCTTCCAGAAACTCGTCAGGATTCACAAACGCAGGCTGAAGTACAGCCACGTGATCCCCGAGAGCTCACGCCTGAGTCTGAGGGagaggaagagctggaggaagacGAGGATGAGGAGAACAAGTGCACGGAGGGAAGCGAGAGTGACTCTAGTATGCCGTCCCTCGAGGACTCGGCCGACATCGGTGGAGATGATGTTACAGTCGCTCAGAAACCTCCAGAAGATCTGACGGCTGGATTACGGAAACGCAACAGGCCTGAGTAA